A genomic window from Nicotiana sylvestris chromosome 11, ASM39365v2, whole genome shotgun sequence includes:
- the LOC138880800 gene encoding uncharacterized protein yields the protein MSFVKRGAEKPPTSSIPKPVVDVDEELIKRFQSLFKEVNMVEVGEGFSKADVHLVGPKVKLSNWEATSLPTRKEFCSFYAGCSDMTCMKSFQPSLKNQSNSEITIQEVEYDDKIEYDEEAAFEEISKELKQFEEKTKPNLSETEAINLGDQDDVRETKISVHLESRVKEEIIKTLFEYKDVFACSYDDMPGLSTDLVVHKLPTDPASPHVKQKLRKFKTDMSVKIKEEITKQLTAKSKKQSDHVKDLRKFFQRLRRYNLKLNPAKCVFGVPSGKLLGFVVSRRDIELDPSKIKAIQELPPPKNKTELLKKNDAVKWTDECQEAFDKIKWYLSNPPVLVPPEPGRPLILYLTVLDNSFGCVLGQHDITGKKEQEIYYISKKFTPYEVKSVEFRHIPRIYNEIADALATLTSMLHHPNKAYVDLVHIQVHDQHAYCNVVEEEIDGEPWFHYVKEYIRSGVYPVHATGDQKRTIRCLGSGFFLSGGILYKRTPDLGLLRCIDAKEASIIMAEVHSGVHGDLIHSPPSELQTMSAPWPFVAWVMDIIGPVEPAASNGHGFILVAIDYFTKGKKIFKSTGASHGKAWFREQEILFRILKDESMTQDPPG from the exons ATGTCTTTTGTCAAGCGAGGGGCCGAAAAGCCTCCAACCTCCTCAATCCCAAAACCTGTGGTCGATGTTGATGAAGAGCTGATCAAGAGGTTCCAAAGTCTGTTCAAAgaggtcaatatggtagaagttggtgaaGGCTTTAGTAAAGCAGATGTGCATCTCGTTGGCCCAAAAGTGAAgcttagcaattgggaagctacttctctccccacaaggaaggagttttg ttctttttatgctggttgcagtgacatgacatgcatgaagagTTTTCAGCCGAGTCTTAAAaaccaatctaattctgaaataacaatccaagaagtagaatatgatgataaaatagaatatgatgaagaagcagcatttgaggaaatcagtaaagagctaaaacaatttgaagaaaaaacaaAGCCTAATTTGAGTGAGACTGAAGCAATTAATTTAGGGGACCAGGATGATGTTAGGGAAACAAAGATAAGTGTGCATTTAGAATCGCGAGTTAAGGAGGAAATAATCAaaacattgtttgagtacaaagatgtttttgcatgctcatatgacgatatgccgggcttgagcactgatctggtagttcataaattgccaactgatccagCATCCCCTCAtgtcaagcaaaagttgcgaAAGTTCAAGAccgatatgagtgtgaagatcaaagaagaaatcacaaagcagcttactgcaaag tcaaagaagcagtctgaccatgttaaggatttgaggaagtttttccaaagactccgcaGGTATAACCTCAAGCTCAATCCAGCAAAATGTGTATTTGGTGTCCCGTCGGGGAAGCTGCTGGGATTCGTGGTTAGCAGACGCGACATTGAGTTAGATccatcgaagatcaaagccattcaagagttaccgccgccaaagaacaaaacagag ctgctaaagaagaatgatgcggtcaagtggactgacgaatgtcaagaagcatttgataagattaagTGGTACCTGtcgaatccacctgtgttggtcccaccagagcctggaagacctttaattctctatttgacagtcttggataattcctttggatgtgtattgggtcaacatgacatcacgggaaagaaggagcaagaaATCTATTAtatcagtaagaagttcactccctatgaggttaa GTCGGTTGAATTTAGACATATTCCCAGGATTTATAATGAAATTGCTGATGCCTTAGCCACTCTgacgtcaatgttacatcatccgaaCAAGGCTTATGTCGACCTCGTGCACATCCAAGttcatgatcaacatgcttattgtaatgtggtggaagaggaaatcgatggcgaaccttggttccactatgtcaaagaatacatcaggtcaggggtatatccagtacatgctacaggtgaccaaaagagaaccattcgaTGTCTGggtagtggatttttcttgagtggaggaatcttgtacaagaggactccgGATTTAGGACTGCTGAGGTGCATAGACGCTAAAGAAGCTTCAATTATCATGGCCGAAGTGcattctgga gtacatggtgatttgattcattctcccccatctgagttacagacaatgtctgcaccttggccctttgttgcttgggtcatggatatcattggaccagtTGAGCCGGCAGCGTCAAACGGGCAtgggtttattctggtggccattgattactttaccaa gggcaagaaaaTATTTAAATCCACAGGGGCCTCCCatggaaaagcatggttcagggaGCAAGAAATTCTATTCAGAATCCTCAAAGATGAGAGCATGACTCAG gaccctcctggataa